The Hydra vulgaris chromosome 14, alternate assembly HydraT2T_AEP genome includes the window GTGTTTATTGTAATTTTGTTGacttaatataacttttaactttaaaattgctGTCACTTGTAATTGTATTTTAGATGTTAATAATACTTTTGATGAAGAATTCATTGCACTTCTTGACTATtgacttattacttttaacttcaaattcaaatttattgtctatgcatatatatatatttatatatatatatatatatatatatatatatatatatatatatatataatatatatatatatatatatatatatatatatatatatatatatatgtatatgtatatacacatgcATAGACAATGaatttgaattatatatatatatatatatatatatatatatatatatatatatatatatatatatatgtgtatatatatatatgtgtatatacacatGCATAGACAATGaatttgaattatatatatatatatatatatatatatatatatatatatatatatatatatatatatatatatatgtgtatatacacatGCATAGACaatgaatttgaattttatatatatatatatatatatatatatatatataaatgtatatttatatatatatatatatatatatatatatatatataatatataattcaaattCATTGTCTATgcatgtgtatatacatatgtatatacacatgtatagacaatgaatttgaattatatatatatatatatatatatatatatatatatatatatatatatatatatatatatatatatatatatatatatagtatatatatatatatttatatatatatatttatatttaaatatttatatttatatataagtacatatatatatatatatatatatatatatatatatatatatatatatatatttaaatattaagtaattttaaatattaagtaatttttgttaaattcagtAATGCATGTTTCATGTTTTTATAGCGAAAAAAGCTATCCAAGTTGTAGTTACTAATAAGCTCCAGTCAAACTAATAAGACACCAGCagctaaaatataatatatatatatatatatatatatatatatatatatatatatatatatatatatatatatatatatatatagatatgtatatatatatatatataatatatatatatatatatatatatatatatatatatatatatatatatatatatatatatatatatatatatatatatatataatatatatatatatatatagatatatatatagatatatatataacgtcAGAACGAATGTagccaaaacatttttgagtaCAATTGATGAATGTTTCCCTAAAAGCCacaaatttaacaaactttttaatcgAAACAACTTAAAGGTTAGTTATAGCTGTCTTCCAAACATCAAGAACATTATTACTTCTTatgataaaaagatattatttaattcTCATGAAAATACCAAACAATTATGCAATTGTCGGCAAACCACCTTATGCCACTCAATGGAAAATGCCttacaaaaaatctaatttacaTTTGCAATATAAAAATTCACCAAGAAGAAGAGGGATGTTATTATATTGGACTAACTGAGAAAACCTTCAAAGACCGGTGGTATAAGCATAGAAACTCttttgtttatgaaagtaaagCCAACTCCACTGAACTTTCAAATCTTGTGTGGGAATGGAAAAATAAAGGTATAGAACCTATATTAAAATGGAACATTCTCGATCAAGCGGAACCATTCAAACCTGGTGGCAAATTTTGCAATTTGTGCTTGACAGAAAAATACCACATTATTACATCACAATTAAATTTGCTTTACAAACAAACCGAACTTGTGTCAAAATGCCGCCATGTAAATAAATTCCTAATAAAGAACTTTAATGTCATCAAAGCGGACACTGCatagcattttttgtatataattgtttgtcgttactttttgttattgttacaTCTGATGATCGCTATTGCGTGAAACTATTAGTTATGtgattgaaatatttattaataataattatttagttttcactttattattattattattatatatatatatatatatatatatatatatatatatatatatatatatatatatatatatatatatatatatatataaattttgttaattcacctcctcaaggccaagaagaccactacagacgaggaggctttAATATCAAGGTTGTTTACTTTGTGtaggaattttaaatttttttgtgacttttaattttaataaactttgtggTAATTTAGATGTTAATTTATGTGATCAGCTGATGTCcctttaaattttgtttacgattgatatatttgataagactttattaatttgtattttgggCTTGTAACTTACCAGTCAatgttattttgtatttgtttttcgatttttagtggatattaattgtaatttttacattggttgcattatttattgttttattttggaaaatggAGGTTAATATGGGCCTAATTGTGCAATTAAAACTTGGCATTGGGGGTGACAAATTTTACTTGCTTAGCATTTAtttggtattattttttattctaaatattgtttaatgatgTATTTCATATTACTTGGtattataaaacaatgtttttattttagatttatttttataaaattattatcatgACTGGAGTGAAGAAGCTGACTGCGGAGGAGCGGCTGCAGGTGGTTATGCAGGTCAGGAATGGGTCGACCTTTGATGCAGTGGCTTAGAAAATGGGAATAAGCAAGTCAACAGTAACTAGGCTGATGAGGAAATACAGGGAGACAGGATTGGTGGCTGATAGATCCTGCAGTGGTCGTCCGAAGAAGGCGTCAACTAGAGATGATTGTCTCCTTGTCTGTATGAGCTTAGCGGATAGGCGGTTAACTGCCCCTGATATAGCTGCCAGGCTGTATAGACTATATAGAATCAGGCTGGCTGTTAGGACTGTTAGAGCCAGGCTGCAGAAAGCTGGTTTAAACACTTGTGTGGCTGCAAAGAAGCCACTGTTAACTTGTGATCATCGCCGGAGGCAGAGAACATTTGCACTGATACATCGTGGCTGGACCATTGATCAATGGAAACAGGTTCTCTGGAGTGATGAGAGCAGTTTTCAATTAATTAGTGGTGGGAAGAGAGTTTTAGTGAGGAGAAGAGTGGGTGAAAGATACCACAGCAGTATGCTGTCATGGTCTGGGGTAGGTCAATTGTACCGCTGTGTAGGTGCATTGAACCAGGACCAGTACATTGGAATCCTAAGAGATCACATGCTCACTTCAGCTGGTGCTTTATTTGGCAGACGAGGTGAGTTTGTCTTTCAGCAGGACAACGCACACTGTCACAAAGCTAAGCGGGTATGTGATTTCTTAACCTCCAAACGTGTACGATTCTTGGAGTGGCCTCTTCAGAGCACTGACCTCAATCCCATTGAACATCTGTGGGAGATCATCTTCCGAAAGCTGCAGGTATCCAAACCCACTGGTTTGGAAGATTTGTGGAGATGTTTGAATGAAGTGTGGGAAAGCATCACCCCAGAAACCTTACATTCATTGTCGAGTCCATGCCATGGCGTATCATGCCTCAAAGCCAAAGGCGGtcatacaaaatattaaacatatcattatttttatttttaagacattTATATTTCATGTTACTAACATTTGGGACAGTTattagtgttttttaaataaaatttatgtgtaTAATAGTAAAATGTGTTATTTTTCAGTTAGTTGCATGACTTTTTGCCGCCActgtatacataaaaatataaatatatatatatatataaacatatatatttataaacatatatatttataaacatatatatttataaacatatatatttataaacataaatatttatatatatatatacagtggtggcTCAAAAAATTAGAGCCACCTCGAAATTTAGACAATATTTGAGTTtcttatatatcttatttatttttcctaAATATACGTTACACTTCtatatttttgtcatttactattatttatatccTATATTCCCAAAATAAATAGTTGTAAATTTAACTCATTACAAAATATAGGGAAAATCAGCTTTAGaatatgaaaatttgtaaaaatgttggGTGGCTCTAATTTTTAGCgccaccactgtatatatatatatatatatatatatatatatatttatatatatatatatatatatatatatatatatatatatatatatatatatatatatatatatatatatatatatatatatatatatatatatatatatatatatatatatatatatatagagagagagagagagagagagagagagagagagagagagagagaggttatattagttatattagttatattagTTACGGTAggtttatattagttatataaacggtattattaataatagtgtTAAAGGTATAAATATGTAAGggtaattttataatatttgttatgCACAATATTACTATATAAAGTGCACCTATGCACCGTTAATGGTTTGGTCTCGTTTgcaaaagcatcaaaaaaaacttttcaagtcATTATTTTATGATGTTCTCTGTGCACTTATCATAGCATTAATTTTGATTTGCTActgaataaaattaatgaacaaTTTATGTTACAAATAATGAACACAATTAAATGATGTTTAAcgaattaattttgttataatttagcATAATATAGATGCAACTTAGTCGTCCGTATTGAGAATCCTGCATGCGATCTTATTCAGCTAATGAAATGAATAATGTTAATGTTTATTaactttacatatatatatatatatatatatatatatatatatatatatatatatatatatatatatatatatatatatatatatatatatatatatatatatatatatatatatatatatatatataacacccCAATCCTCGATTCAGTCTATTATTACATTTAGTCGGtcatttataatacatttaaattttaaagcgCATAATAATTAATATTGGTACGTGTCAAGAATAAGAAATTATAATTGtcaatttctataaaaaaatttttatagaaatttattttcttaaaaataattacatatagaatcctatgttttaaaaagaatatatttgatGGAcagaaaagcaaaattttacttattttaagaaaacgtgatttcaaaaataaatgaaaaaaaaaaaggttgtattTTAgcctttctttatttttaccttaaggTGGAAACTCTTCAGTTTCAAACTCCCTTATTTGAGTagttatcaatattttataaatttaacttcatataaagtaaataaacaaattagctaaaaaaaacaaatttttttggataaaatgGCACTTGTAGCCGTTGCCAAAAacactaatattttaaattacccCTGCCATCGCATCTAAAAATTTacacaattttaacaaaatctttttgcCATACTTAAAGGGTTGTTCGAAACAGATTTTTcacaataatttataatatgcaaatatatttgaCCTAATTTGGGGTAAAAGATTTGACAGAATTTTGTAACGTTTTTGATTTGTTCCCtgactcaaaaaaaataaaaccgcAACAACCCCCGTTTGCAAAGGGAGTAATTGCAATTGaaaaaagatgtaaaacaaCATCATTCTTGCTCTGATAAAACCATCTCTTCACTGAAAACCATAAACAGCTGCTGCTGCATCATGGAAGTGATAAACAAATGTTGTGGAGAatgaactaatatttttaattatagattTTGTGGTGttttcttattcttatttttttctgtaaaatgtttaattgtaaTTGTTGACGCTCTGAGTTTTTGCTTTTCTAAGTTACCATTAATTACTTTGCATTCAATGGAGTTAAggttttgaaaaatgattttcagACTAAGTTTGAGctttaaaagacttttaatcttttttaattgaataaagtatgtttgtgtttttaaaaaacttatatccgaataaaaatctaaattaatcgGCGACTTGGTGCTTAAAAGTACAGAATTTGTGTTATTTAAATCCACACTGGGTACGGTAAAAAGTGTGTTGttggtattttaaaagtttttttctgatATGAATACagaattatgtataaatatattaattgatATTTCATTTGCTCTGAAAATTCTGAATACACCCAAACATAGAAAACAGGTTTTTAAAGTCGACGTTTTATGAAACTTCAAACCGCATTAACTGTAGGACCAATTTGAATTATGGTATCAAATTTTCGTTTTtgttaatgaatttaataatttatccccgaaattttctataaatttcaaGTAGCTTCactcttataaaaaaacgacTCTTAAAATCTCTTAACAAaggtatttttgaatatttacagtaacaattacaaaagtttttcaatttcttcgaaaaattaactttttaaattcaaaatttagcATTGAACaagttaaaatgctttttatttatttataaataaattttttatttataaataaataaaaagtatgtaaaaatgtgTCATAGTTCATTGTTTAGTCtgtgtgtaaaaatttttttggaaaaatttaagCAAAGATTTTATAATACGAAAATTGTGTTTTTCCGCATGGTATATCATTTTTACTTTACGTGTATGCAACTGACATGAGTCATGTAAGTTTGCCACATTTcctatgattttttaaaattcaatcttatatagaattttttattctagAAATCCGATTTCCGTGACCGTGCAGACATTATTACATTCAACACGTTTTGTAATCCATTTTTAGGTTTCTAAACGTAAACAACCCTTACTTCCTTAAAAAGTCAATCGcctccctaaaaaaaaaaaaaaaaatacaaaacaacttttttattgatgagTATCAGAagtagttatttattattttattaatatttttatttttttcgggCCCTTTCATCTTCCATCGAAAGCCGGGCAGGTCCTTCGAACCATTTCTTACCCAAAATTGGAACGCCCGTCTGGTCTTGGGGCCAGGGTTTTGCCGGCGCCAAGCCATAAAATCATTCCAAGAAGAatctaaaataaagaaatctaaATCAAAGCTGACTCAATCAAAGCTGACAATACCTGTTTTTATTGGAGTATACAACTACAACTAAAACAGTATTTGAAAAAACGCCTCGAAATAGTCTATGTTCCTATTTACTTAATCAAACTGtaagtactttaaaaatatctgagGGTTAACACATGTATAATGTACTTTAAATTCCAGTACATGTCACAACATAAAATTCGATGCTACTTAAACGCATTAACAAATAGGATTACCTTTAACAACTTCAGTACGTTTTCCTTGAGCAGAGGAGGTACAAGGTTTCACTGTTTCACCTGAATAATACAGATCAAATTAGATTAGGCTATGaactttttaatcttaaacGAGTtctaattatcaaaatttggcAAAAGTTGATCAAAATTCTATTGTACTTCTATACCTTGCACTTCTTTTCAAGTGTGATTaacttaacaatatatataaaataaagtaagaaatgtcaatttagaaaaaatcttcaaaacgtgataaaatttatttcattttgcaaattttgaaagatatataatttaattccaATGAATAACTCTGTACATACTATCTAAAAGCGAGGCTtgtttttctaaagaaaaaggtGTAGCTactcaataaatataaatcattacttttaacaaagcttttttaaatacaaaaaaagtaaatacaaaatatgcctaatatatataaaaattacctaAATCCAAGATCTTATCGTCTAAAAGTAAATGTAGTTGATTACAagtatatttaaagtattactaTAAATgacattaaatattattcaaattatagttaatttatttaattctttttaaacttcCGCAGGGTTACCactacaattttcaaaaaatttccatGAGTTAAGAACAAGTCCCACAGTGATTATTTCCAAAACCGCAGTGTTGTAGGTTCCCAAGGATTCATGTCATTTAAAGATTGAGTGGCAACCTtgtcataataataaatacctAAAGTATTTCTTTCTGTCACTAAATAAGGAGGAAAAAAACAaagcatatttatattttatatatatatatataatatatatatatacacacacacacaccacaTAAAATCATATTCATACAGGGTGAATATTAATCATAATGTaatcaaactttaaaatctatgttctttttaattcttataaaaactTAGCTCACAAACTGCATAATTTcaagtatttataaacatttaaaaaatataaaattacatagtTTAATTCTTTCTTCTAGttgcactaaaaaaaaaaaattatttaatacccattttcaaaaacaacactAAATTAATCtgaaaaatatcttaaattaatacctatttttagttctttcttttctaaaaacatatataattaaacaaggacaataaatcaaatatgtaatagataaaatattgtaataaaaataaacatttatcttcattaccattttcttttttaattatatccaAATCTaagatgtaaaaataaaaaaatttttaaacaagtaaaTGCATTCTTAATgagcatcaaaaaaaaattttaaaatttttggtattGGAACCTCCTAACTGTTTTGCAAGTGATAAAATAACaatgacaaaaaatatatttatgggttGCACAAGACCTTTGATTATTTAAGGGAtctaatattgaatttattttagtaaaaaagaataTGTGCAGTATATGTAAAGAAATCTTTTACCGATATTCTTTTTTCTTGCTACAAAATCTAGAGTAGATAAAAATTAGTACAGGtaacattattaataacaaatttaccATCAGAgtaataacaacttttatttattaataaatcaaatattaaaaaaaaattagaattttgaATACCACAAGAATTgtcttcaaaataatttgatgcACCTTAaggtaaacaaaattattaaagggTTAAACTTATGACAAAAAATAggaaatgcattaaaaaaattcaaatttaataataaacaccAACTTACAAGATTCATGAGCTTCAGTTGTCATATTTTTTAccagctaatatatatatatataaacatataacaaaaaatatattatataatcagGGGTTTTGCAAATTGTTAGGGGTTTgagatatatattaaatatctcAAACCACTAACATTCTGCaaaaattcaaacttaaaaaaaattgaaagcgaatgtttttttgttaaatttagggtgtaatgcaagaagcgaacttgagtcaagttcaacttgaactttactttgtaaccaatagcggtagattatttttttgaagcaaaaacccatactctgccgctattggttacaaTATAAAGTTCAAGTCCAACTTGACTCAtgttcgcttcttgcattccaccctaaaTGTTATTAAGTTTCTCAAGATCTACCAAAATAGATTACTTCAAATCTGAGATAGTGTGACTTTATAagagtatattttataatgtatactatttaacaaattatatcCAATATTTGGCTAActagaattattttaaactaatctTAAAAGTTTGACTTATATAATGACTCATTAACTTCAACATTCGCTTACTCAAACTGACTTATCTGCCCCTTGGAGAGCCGACATATTGGGAGTTAAATATGCAATTAAAGATCTACAAAACTgcaattacaaatataaattggTAAATGAAAGAAGTTATGGAAATGAAATTACTgaagtttttatcaaattagtttaaactaatttaataaaaatactttgttgtATAATACATTATACAATTATGTGTTGCAAAAGctctattatttaaataatattataatgatGTAACCaacattatgtttttatataatctatTAAAAACAGACTACTGAAAGgttattaaaacatcaaaaaatataacacaTCAAAGactagcaaaaaatatttaattaaacaaaactagttagagtaaaactttttctaaattgtAAAAAACCAGAAtctaatatatcttttactttAATACTTCACACCAAAACTGTTAATCTCAGTAATGCACAAATGTgttgtataaactttttcaatcGAAACTCCAAAAACAATAAGACGCACAGtacaacaaaatttatcttGTTCTATTACTGAAGTTGCATCaacgttttttctaataattcctttttttaaactaacttaTCATCACTCTTTTTcttaactgaaaaatattttttgaagtaacTACTAATCCAGTGTTTGATgtagcaatttattttaatgcttgATAAATTCACTTTCAGTTCTTCCTTGGCTAAAATGGCTTCTTTGGctaaaaacaaaagcaatttccttataaaatttctaaagaaattgctgcataaaatcttttatatttataatatcatcAATAGTTGAGTATTACTGGATCTTgaagacaaa containing:
- the LOC136091257 gene encoding uncharacterized protein LOC136091257 isoform X2; this translates as MTTEAHESCASNYFEDNSCDFVARKKNIDLDIIKKENEKKELKIVTERNTLDDKILDLEKQASLLDSETVKPCTSSAQGKRTEVVKDSSWNDFMAWRRQNPGPKTRRAFQFWVRNGSKDLPGFRWKMKGPEKNKNINKIINNYF
- the LOC136091257 gene encoding uncharacterized protein LOC136091257 isoform X1 — its product is MTTEAHESCASNYFEDNSCDFVARKKNIDLDIIKKENEKKELKIVQLEERIKLLTERNTLDDKILDLEKQASLLDSETVKPCTSSAQGKRTEVVKDSSWNDFMAWRRQNPGPKTRRAFQFWVRNGSKDLPGFRWKMKGPEKNKNINKIINNYF